Proteins from one Camelina sativa cultivar DH55 chromosome 8, Cs, whole genome shotgun sequence genomic window:
- the LOC104709803 gene encoding LOW QUALITY PROTEIN: probable pectinesterase/pectinesterase inhibitor 39 (The sequence of the model RefSeq protein was modified relative to this genomic sequence to represent the inferred CDS: inserted 1 base in 1 codon), whose amino-acid sequence MCSDLWVLMGFALSFIFFFRFYYNLKEKKKNNPIRKKPKHLIFNLLPLTYHLIFLSAVVSSHSPSYTTHKTQHLTGTKVTPELVIATLNLTILKVSVSSSXFSDLQNRVDPNLTNRERCALEDCLGLLDDTISDLQAALSSLRSSSFESHDVKMLLSNAMTNQDTCLDGFSRCGNENNNDMSVALPKNLKESILNISNNLSNSLDMLQVMSRKNPSRESSDVDVEYPGWVSEFDQRLLQAPVQETSFNLSVAKDGTGNFTTISAAVSAAPNSSETRFVIYIKGGEYFENVEVPKKKTMIMFVGDGIGKTVIKANRNCVDGWPTFRTATVGVKGKGFIAKDITFVNFAGPAKKQAVALRSGSDLSAFYRCAFEGYEDTLYVHSAKQFYRECDIYGTIDFICGNAAVVFQNCSLYARRPNPHQKIAFTAQSRNGSAQPTGISIIHSRILAAPDLIPVKGNFTAYFGRPWRNYSRTAIIKSYIDDLINPSGWLEWNKSSALEPLYYGEYMNEGPGANMTERVKWSGFRRIENSTEATQFTVGQFINGDTWLNSTGIPFSLGF is encoded by the exons ATGTGTTCTGACCTTTGGGTGTTAATGGGTTTTG ctttgtcttttatttttttctttcgattTTACTAcaatcttaaagaaaaaaaaaaaaataatccaattagaaaaaaaccaaaacacttAATTTTCAACTTACTGCCATTAACCTATCACTTAATCTTCTTATCCGCCGTCGTTTCATCTCATTCACCATCATACACCACTCACAAAACACAGCATTTGACCGGAACCAAAGTCACCCCTGAGCTCGTAATCGCCACCCTAAACCTAACCATCTTAAAGGTTAGTGTCTCTTCCT ACTTCTCCGACCTCCAAAACCGTGTTGATCCAAACCTAACCAACCGTGAACGCTGCGCATTAGAAGACTGTCTTGGTCTACTCGACGACACCATCTCAGATCTCCAAGCCGCACTATCTAGCCTCCGATCTTCATCCTTTGAGTCCCATGACGTCAAAATGTTGCTCAGCAACGCCATGACAAACCAAGACACGTGTCTAGATGGTTTCTCGAGATGTGGCAATGAGAATAACAATGATATGAGTGTTGCATTGCCTAAGAACTTGAAGGAGAGCATCTTAAACATCTCTAACAACCTCAGTAACTCCCTCGACATGCTTCAG GTGATGTCGAGGAAGAACCCGTCCCGGGAATCATCTGACGTTGACGTTGAGTACCCGGGTTGGGTCTCAGAGTTTGACCAGAGACTCCTTCAAGCTCCAGTACAAGAGACCAGTTTCAATCTCTCGGTGGCGAAGGATGGAACCGGAAACTTCACAACCATTAGTGCCGCCGTCTCTGCCGCTCCAAACTCTAGCGAAACTAG atttgttatttatataaaagGTGGAGAATATTTTGAGAACGTCGAAGtaccgaagaagaagacaatgataATGTTTGTCGGAGACGGTATCGGAAAAACAGTCATAAAAGCAAACCGCAACTGCGTTGATGGATGGCCAACTTTTCGAACTGCTACCGTAG GCGTGAAAGGGAAAGGCTTCATAGCTAAGGACATAACATTCGTGAATTTTGCTGGACCGGCCAAAAAACAGGCTGTGGCATTGCGAAGCGGCTCTGATCTCTCAGCCTTCTACCGTTGCGCGTTCGAGGGTTACGAAGACACCCTTTATGTTCATTCAGCCAAACAGTTTTACCGAGAATGCGATATATATGGTACAATCGATTTCATATGCGGCAACGCGGCTGTTGTGTTCCAGAACTGTAGTCTTTATGCTCGTAGACCAAATCCTCACCAGAAGATTGCATTTACCGCTCAAAGCCGCAATGGGTCGGCCCAGCCCACTGGTATATCTATAATCCATAGTAGAATCTTGGCCGCACCTGATCTGATCCCTGTGAAAGGTAACTTCACGGCGTACTTCGGTCGACCATGGAGAAACTATTCTAGGACGGCtatcataaaatcatatattgatGATCTCATAAATCCTTCTGGATGGTTGGAGTGGAATAAAAGTTCTGCACTTGAACCCTTATACTATGGAGAGTACATGAATGAAGGGCCTGGTGCAAACATGACAGAGCGGGTCAAATGGTCCGGTTTTAGACGCATCGAAAACTCAACTGAGGCAACCCAATTCACCGTCGGTCAATTTATCAATGGTGACACATGGCTTAATTCTACTGGTATCCCTTTTAGTCTCGGCTTCTAA